The Nicotiana tabacum cultivar K326 chromosome 14, ASM71507v2, whole genome shotgun sequence genome contains a region encoding:
- the LOC107760805 gene encoding thioredoxin reductase 2-like, with the protein MADIQTQKTNVCIIGSGPAAHTAAIYAARAELKPILFEGWMANDIAPGGQLTTTSEVENFPGFPEGLAGGELMDRCRAQSVRFGTQIFTETVTKVDFSSSPFKIISDERTVLADAVIIATGAVAKRLVFPGSGEGVNGFWNRGISACAVCDGAAPIFRNKPLAVIGGGDSAMEEATFLTKYGSKVYIIHRRDEFRASKIMRNRALFNPKIEVIWNSAVVEAYGEKVLGGLKVKNVVNGEVSDLKVSGLFFAIGHEPATRFLDGQLELDSDGYVVTEPGTTKTSVKGVFAAGDVQDKKYRQAITAAGSGCMAALDAEHYLQEIGAQEGKSD; encoded by the coding sequence ATGGCGGACATTCAAACCCAAAAAACCAACGTCTGCATCATCGGCAGTGGTCCGGCGGCTCACACTGCCGCTATTTATGCCGCACGCGCCGAGCTGAAACCGATACTTTTCGAAGGATGGATGGCCAATGACATCGCACCAGGTGGTCAGCTCACCACCACCTCCGAGGTCGAGAACTTCCCCGGTTTCCCGGAAGGACTCGCCGGCGGTGAACTCATGGACCGGTGCCGCGCCCAATCCGTTCGATTCGGTACACAAATCTTCACCGAAACAGTAACTAAAGTCGATTTCTCTTCAAGTCCTTTCAAAATCATCTCCGATGAAAGGACCGTACTAGCAGACGCCGTTATTATAGCTACCGGTGCCGTTGCTAAGCGGCTCGTATTCCCCGGGTCTGGTGAAGGCGTAAACGGCTTCTGGAACCGCGGGATCTCGGCTTGCGCCGTGTGTGACGGCGCAGCTCCGATCTTCCGTAATAAGCCGTTAGCTGTAATCGGCGGCGGAGATTCCGCAATGGAAGAAGCTACATTTTTAACGAAATACGGTTCAAAAGTGTATATAATTCATAGGAGGGATGAATTTAGGGCTTCCAAAATAATGCGAAATAGAGCATTGTTTAATCCTAAGATTGAAGTGATTTGGAACTCCGCGGTGGTGGAGGCTTATGGAGAAAAGGTTTTGGGAGGATTGAAGGTGAAAAATGTGGTTAACGGAGAGGTTTCGGACTTGAAAGTTTCGGGTTTGTTTTTTGCTATTGGACATGAACCTGCTACTAGATTTTTGGATGGACAGTTGGAATTGGATTCTGATGGGTATGTTGTGACTGAGCCTGGAACGACAAAGACTAGTGTTAAGGGTGTTTTTGCTGCTGGTGATGTTCAAGATAAAAAGTATAGGCAAGCTATTACTGCTGCTGGTTCAG